From one Pseudactinotalea sp. HY158 genomic stretch:
- the araB gene encoding ribulokinase, which produces MAERAGELVVGVDFGTLSGRAVVVRVADGTELGSAEHAYSHAVMERELTAGDGRALPPDWALQVPRDYIDVLRHAVPAALADAGVDGGDVIGIGTDFTACTMVPTLADGTPLCDLPEYRDRPHAYVKLWKHHAAQAHADRINELAHVRGETWIGRYGGLISSEWEFAKGLQLLEADPELYAAMDRWVEAADWIVWQLSGEYVRNACSAGYKGILQDGEYPSEEFLTVLNPDFGRFVADKVDQPVGQLGQAAGRLTPEAAAWTGLPAGIAVAVGNVDAHVTAPAAGAVDAGQMVAIMGTSTCHVMNGETLAEVPGMCGVVDGGILAGAWGYEAGQSGVGDIFAWYVNNQVPAAYAQEAELRGQSLHEYLTDLSAGQQVGEHGLVALDWHSGNRSTLVDHELSGLLIGQTLTTRPEDVYRALLESTAFGTRAIIEAFESSGVPVTELVVAGGLLRNAFLMQLYSDVTRLPLSTITSSQGPALGSAIHAAVAAGAYADVRGAAAAMGRRTIAAYTPNESAARRYDELYAEYRLLHDHFGRGGNDVMHRLKAIRRDAVVAREPVGATSAVPAAKG; this is translated from the coding sequence ATGGCCGAACGTGCGGGAGAGCTTGTGGTCGGAGTGGACTTCGGAACGCTCTCCGGGCGGGCCGTCGTGGTCCGTGTGGCCGACGGCACCGAACTCGGCAGTGCCGAGCATGCGTACAGCCACGCCGTGATGGAGCGCGAGCTCACGGCCGGTGACGGTCGCGCACTCCCGCCGGACTGGGCGCTCCAGGTGCCGCGGGACTACATCGACGTGCTCCGTCACGCCGTGCCGGCCGCTCTCGCCGATGCGGGCGTCGATGGCGGGGACGTCATCGGCATCGGCACGGACTTCACCGCCTGCACGATGGTGCCCACCCTGGCCGACGGCACCCCGCTGTGCGACCTGCCCGAATACCGCGATCGGCCGCACGCCTACGTCAAGCTCTGGAAGCATCACGCGGCCCAGGCCCACGCCGACCGAATCAACGAGCTTGCCCATGTCCGCGGCGAAACCTGGATCGGTCGCTACGGCGGCCTCATCTCCTCGGAGTGGGAGTTCGCCAAGGGGTTGCAGCTGCTCGAGGCCGACCCCGAGCTCTACGCCGCCATGGACAGGTGGGTCGAGGCGGCCGACTGGATCGTCTGGCAGCTGAGTGGCGAGTACGTTCGTAACGCCTGCTCCGCCGGATATAAGGGCATCCTCCAGGACGGCGAGTACCCGAGCGAGGAGTTCCTCACCGTCCTCAACCCCGACTTCGGCCGATTCGTGGCCGACAAGGTCGACCAGCCGGTCGGGCAGCTCGGGCAGGCCGCCGGCCGGCTCACCCCGGAGGCCGCCGCCTGGACCGGTCTGCCGGCCGGGATCGCCGTCGCCGTCGGCAACGTCGACGCGCACGTGACCGCACCCGCCGCCGGAGCCGTCGACGCCGGGCAGATGGTCGCGATCATGGGTACCTCGACGTGCCACGTGATGAACGGCGAGACTCTCGCCGAGGTGCCGGGCATGTGCGGAGTGGTCGACGGTGGCATCCTCGCCGGAGCCTGGGGCTACGAGGCCGGTCAATCCGGCGTCGGCGACATCTTCGCCTGGTACGTGAACAACCAGGTGCCCGCCGCGTATGCGCAGGAGGCGGAGTTGCGGGGACAGAGCCTGCACGAGTACCTCACGGACCTCTCCGCGGGTCAGCAGGTCGGCGAACACGGCCTCGTCGCCCTCGACTGGCATTCGGGGAACCGTTCGACCCTGGTGGACCACGAGCTCTCCGGCCTGCTCATCGGCCAGACGCTCACCACCCGGCCCGAAGACGTCTACCGGGCGCTGCTGGAGTCGACCGCTTTCGGTACCCGGGCGATCATCGAGGCCTTCGAGTCCTCCGGCGTGCCCGTGACCGAGCTCGTCGTGGCCGGCGGTCTGCTCAGGAACGCGTTCCTCATGCAGCTGTACTCCGACGTCACACGACTGCCGCTCTCGACCATCACCTCGTCGCAGGGGCCGGCGCTCGGCAGCGCGATCCACGCCGCCGTGGCCGCGGGTGCCTACGCCGACGTCCGCGGTGCCGCGGCCGCGATGGGACGGCGCACGATCGCCGCGTACACGCCGAACGAATCCGCGGCGCGCCGATACGACGAGCTCTATGCGGAGTACCGCCTTCTGCACGATCACTTCGGTCGAGGCGGAAACGACGTCATGCACCGCCTCAAGGCGATCCGCCGCGACGCGGTCGTGGCGCGAGAACCGGTCGGCGCCACCAGCGCCGTTCCCGCAGCGAAGGGATGA